A window of Papaver somniferum cultivar HN1 unplaced genomic scaffold, ASM357369v1 unplaced-scaffold_104, whole genome shotgun sequence contains these coding sequences:
- the LOC113327590 gene encoding pentatricopeptide repeat-containing protein At5g66520-like, whose product MIRAYSSSSCSVLGVISKGEETHCQAVKHGFDIDIFVQSSLIHFHRSNDKFSFACKLFDEILERDVATWTTLLSCYANHGSTGTACELSKEMPEKGVVSFSAMITGYVRKGRFNKALELFRELQIQGLEPNDSTVMGVISASADLGSLDTSKWIHSYIRNKNGNRFDSRINTALIGMYFKCGSVEDGVFFFKGVKEKLVGERTTMISGITMHGFGERSVELFENMVESRVKPNAITFFGLLSGCTHAGLVKEGLMYFKRIKSEFGIEPTVEHFGCVVDFLGRAGLIAQEVDFVNNMPLKAI is encoded by the exons ATGATACGAGCTTATTCTTCAAGTT CTTGTTCGGTTCTTGGTGTCATTAGTAAAGGCGAAGAAACCCATTGTCAAGCTGTTAAGCATGGGTTTGATATTGATATATTTGTTCAGAGTTCATTAATCCATTTTCACAGGTCGAATGATAAATTTAGTTTTGCTTGTAAACTGTTTGATgaaattctcgaaagagatgttgcTACTTGGACTACATTGCTTTCTTGTTATGCTAATCACGGGTCAACGGGAACTGCATGTGAGTTGTCCAAGGAAATGCCTGAGAAGGGTGTTGTTTCATTTAGTGCGATGATTACTGGTTATGTTAGAAAGGGACGGTTTAACAAAGCATTGGAATTATTTCGTGAGTTACAAATTCAGGGGTTGGAGCCTAATGATTCTACTGTTATGGGTGTCATTTCTGCCTCTGCTGATTTGGGAAGTTTAGATACTAGTAAATGGATTCATTCTTATATTAGGAATAAGAATGGAAATCGATTTGACAGTCGGATAAATACTGCACTGATTGGTATGTATTTTAAGTGTGGGAGCGTCGAAGATGGGGTATTTTTCTTTAAAGGGGTTAAGGAGAAGCTTGTGGGAGAACGGACAACAATGATTTCTGGCATAACAATGCATGGTTTTGGAGAGAGATCTGTTGAATTGTTCGAAAACATGGTGGAATCGCGTGTTAAGCCTAATGCAATCACATTTTTCGGCCTCTTATCTGGTTGCACTCATGCAGGATTGGTCAAGGAAGGGTTAATGTATTTCAAGAGAATAAAATCCGAGTTCGGGATTGAACCCACAGTTGAACACTTCGGTTGTGTGGTCGATTTTCTAGGCCGGGCAGGATTGATTGCACAAGAGGTTGATTTCGTGAACAATATGCCACTGAAAGCTATATGA